One Mycolicibacterium sp. ND9-15 genomic window, ACCCGCAGAGGCCCCGGCTGCCACGACACCCGACAGCGCGTTGTGTTGTTCCGACTCTGTGCTTGCCATCGCACACCGGTTACCCATAGCCCCCCCTGGTAACCCCTTCCTGCGGTCGACGCTACGCCTTGTCGGGGCCGATGGCACCTGTTCAGCGCTTGGCGATCACCCGCTCGGCGAACTTCTCGAGGTGACGGATCTTGGCGTCGAGCGGTTCGGGGTCGGAACCGGTGATGTAGGGGAGGCGGAACCCGACGATGACGTCGGTGACACCCTTGTCCTCGAGCCGTTTGATGCCGTCGAGTGTATAGGCGTCGGCGGAGATCACGTGGATCTCGAACGATCCGCTGCGGCCTTCCTCTTCGCGGAACTGTTTGAGCCGCTTGATAAGTCGGTCCAGTTCCTCGGGGTCACCGCCGCCGTGCATCCAGCCGTCGTTGCGCGCGGCGCGCTTGAGGGCCGCGTCGGCGTGCCCGCCGATGAGGATCGGGATCGGCTTGGTGGGCGCCGGCGTCATCTTCGTCTTGGGGATGTCGTAGAACTCGCCGTGGAACTCGAAGTACTCGCCGGTCGTCAGGCCCCTGATGATCTCGATGCACTCGTCCATGCGTTTACCGCGGCCGGCGAACGGCACGTCCATCAGTTCGTAGTCCTCGGGCCACGGGCTGGTGCCGACACCCAGGCCGAGGCGGTTGCCGAAGAGTGCGGCCAGCGAGCCGGCCTGTTTGGCCACCAGCGCGGGCGGCCGGATGGGCAGTTTGAGGACGAAGAAGTTGAACCGCAGCGTCGTGGTGACCGCGCTCAGCGCGCCGGCGAGCACGAACGCCTCGATGAACGCCTTGTCGTCGAGGAATTCGCGGCTCCCGTCGGGGGTGTAGGGATACGTCGAATCCGACTCGAAGGGGTAGGCGACGCTGTCGGCGATGGTCATCGCGTGATAGCCCGCCGCCTCCGCGGCCTGCGCCAGCGGCAGGTAGAACGCCGGGTCTGTCATGGCTTCCGCGTAAGTGAACCGCACACGACGATATTAGAACTCGTTCTAGTTCGTGGTTTAGGGATCGGTGCGCAGGGAATGACATCGCGATGACTGCTGCCAAGGCCATGTACAAGCCCCTGTCGATCGTGAGCAGCGTGGTCGGCGGTCTGATCGCCGGCAAGATCTTCACCGAGATCTGGCAACGGGTGAATCCTGACGACGAGGAGCCGGATCCGCAAGACCTCAGCCGCTCGATGCGTGAGGTGATGATCGCGGCCGCGGTGCAGGGGTTGCTTGTCGGAGTGGTGCGCGCAGGGCTGGCGCGCGGCCAGGCCAAGGGCTTCCAGGCGCTCACCAACGAGAACCCCGAGTAGTCCTCGGGAGCATTATGGCCAGGTGTCTTCCTGGCTCACCCGCAACGTGCGGGTGCTCTCTGCGGTGTCCTTCCTGCAGGACACCGCGAGTGAGCTGCTCTATCCGCTGCTGCCGATCTACCTCACCTCGGTGCTCGGTGCGCCCGCAGCCGTGGTGGGCGCGGTGGAGGGGGCGGCCGAGGGGGCGGCGTCGGTCACGAAGCTGGCCGCGGGACCGCTCGCGGATCGGTACTCGCGGCGACCGCTGATCGCGACCGGATACGGGATGGCCGCGCTGGGCAAGGTGATGGTCGCCGCGGCGGGCGCATGGCCCGGCGTGCTGGCGGGTCGCGTCGTCGATCGGCTGGGTAAGGGAATTCGCGGTGCGCCACGCGACGCCCTGCTGGTCGCCGACGTCGAGGTGCCCGCGAGGGGCCGCGTGTTCGGATTCCACCGCGCCATGGACACCCTGGGTGCGGTACTCGGCCCATTACTCGGACTGTTGGGCTACCAGTTGCTCGACCAGCAGATCGCGCCGCTGCTGTGGGTGGCAGTCGTGCCGGCGGTGCTGAGCGTCGCGCTGGTGTTCGCCGCGCGGGAGATCCGCGCACCGGTCGTCCACCGGCGCCGAGTTTGGGCCGCCGTCGGAGAGTTGCCGCGTGGATACTGGCGGGTGACCGCGGTGCTGATCGCGTTCGCGCTGGTGAACTTTCCCGATGCCCTTCTGCTGCTGCGGCTCAACGAGATCGGCTTCTCGGTCGTCGAGGTGATCCTGGCCTACGTGACGTACAACGCCGTGTACGCCGCGGCGAGCTATCCCGCCGGAGCGCTCGCCGACCGCATCGGAAAGCCGGTGGTGTTCGGGATCGGGCTGGTGTTCTTCGCTGTCGGATATGCCGGCCTCGGCTTGACCACCGACTCGCCGGCCGCGTGGCTGCTCATCGGTGTCTATGGGTTGTTCACCGCATGCACCGACGGCGTCGGCAAAGCCTGGGTTTCCTCGCTGGTCGGTTCGCAATTGCAGGGCAGTGCCCAAGGTGTGTTCCAGGGGCTCAGCGGCTTCGCGGTACTTGCGGCGGGGTTGTGGGCCGGGTTCCTGTGGGGCGCCGACGGCCGGCTGCCGTTGCTGATCTCCGGGATAGGGGGTGGAGTCGTCGCGGTGGTGGTGCTGATCGCGGTCGTCAACCGACGGCGCTGACCCCTGCAACCGGGTACGGAGGAGCGCCGACACCGGCGATGGTGTGCGTGCCCCACGGCGTCACCTCGGTCAACCGGCCCTCGGCGGTACGGTCGCCGACCGATATCTGCACGGTCTGCGGTATGCGGAGATCCGGCGCCAAGTCGAAAACCATTCCACGCCAGTGGTATCGGCCATCGATCGGATCGAGGTGACCGGTCAGCCGCACCCGCACGCCGTGTTCCACGTCGTGCACCCGCAGCGCGGCGGCCCCTTCGTACACGGCGCTCATTGCGGCAGGAATCCGCTTCGACGCCACATGCGACGCGCTATCGGACCCATGAGGTCGACTTCCTCGAAGAACGATGCCAGCGGCGCGAAGCCGGCCACCTTGGCGTCTTGATGGTGCTTGTTCTCCAACGCCATCCGCCGGGCAGCACGGCCGTCGAGGCCCATGCGCCGGTACGGGACGGGAATCGCCAGCAGGTAGCGGTAGAACGGTCCGCCGACACCGTGCAGGTTGCTCATCACGAACCGCTGGAAAAAGCGCATATGCGGCCTGGTCCGACGCAACCCGTCGCGCGCGTACTGGATGTGGCGCGCCTCCTCGGTCACGTGAATGCGCATGAGCCGCTGGACGATCGGCTGCAGGTCGGGATCCTCCAGAATCTGCCGCTGCAGCGCGTCGAAGATCTCCTCGCCGACCAGCGCGGCGCCCCACAAAATCGGGCCGCGGAACAGCAGCGGCAGTGTGTTGATGGTGAACCGCTGCCACCGTCGGGGCTGCACCGGCTCTGCGCCGAGCCGTTCGATCACCTTGCCGAACATGACCATGTGCCGTGTCTCGTCACCGAGTTCGGTCAGCGAATAGTGCGTCGACGCCGCCCGCACATCCCTGTTCATCAGGTCCCGTAGCAGCGCCTGGTTCAGGATGTTCTCGAACCAGATGCCCGCCGAGAGAATGTTCACCAGTTCCTGCCGGGACAGTTCGATCTGCTGCTCGCGCGACATCGCGTCCCAGATCGGCGTGCCGTAGAGCGTCACCATCTGTGGCGGCAGAAAGAACTTGTCGGGGTCGAGCGGTGCGTCCCAGTCGATGTCGACGGCGGGCGCATACGATTTCTTGGCCGAGCCTTTGAGCAGGCGTTCCGCGATGTTTTCGCGCGTCGGACGGGATGCACTGACCGGCGTACTCATAGTAAGGAACGGTAGGTACGCATGAGACACATGTCAATACCTGCGGTACCGCATACTTGCGGTATCGCGGGCGTTTGACTCCGCTGGGTCGGGGTAACGGTTGGTATGCGAATTGACGAGGCCGACAACACGACTCGGGCCCCCGACCCGGACGACCCCCGCAAACCGGAGTCCCCGACGGACCTCACGCGGCCGTCGCTGCGATACGCGATGCGCAAGGCGGTTCGCGAGTTCCAGCAGGACGAGTGCACCGACCTCGCCGCGGCGCTGACGTATTACGCGGTGCTGTCGGTCTTTCCGGCGCTTGTGGTCATGGTGTCGCTGCTCGGCGTGTTCGGCCAGGGCCGGCGGACGGTCGACGCTCTGCTCGAGATCGCCGCCGACGTGGCACCGGCCTCCGCGCTCGACACATTGCGACCGACCGTCGAGCAACTCGTCAACTCGCCCACGGCCGGGTTCGCGTTGGTGATGGGCATTGTGGGCGCGCTGTGGTCCGCGTCGGGTTACGTCGGCGCGTTCGGCCGGGCGATGAATCGCATTTACGAGATCGACGAGGGCCGGCCGGTGTGGAAGCTGCGTCCCGTGCAGTTGCTGCTGACACTGGTCGGCCTGGTGATGGCGGCCGCGGTGTTGTTCATGCTGGCGATCAGCGGCCCGGTGGCCCAGGCGATCGGCGATGCGATCGGGTTGGGTGATGCGGCGGTCACCGTGTGGAACGTGGCCCGATGGCCGCTGATCCTGCTGTTCGTCGTGCTGGCGGTCGCGATCCTGTACTACGTGACCCCCAACGTCGAGCAGCCGAAGTTTCGCTGGATCAGCGGAGGCGCCGCGCTCGCGATCCTGGTGTGGCTCCTCGCGTCGCTGGTATTCGGGCTCTACGTGGCCAACTTCGGGAGCTACAACAAGACTTACGGCGCGTTGGCGGGCGTCATCGTTTTCCTGCTGTGGTTGTGGATCACCAACCTCGCGCTGTTGTTCGGCGCCGAAGTTGACGCCGAGCTGGAGCGCAGCCGTCAGCTGCAGGCCGGCCTGCCCGCCGAACACGAGTTGCAGCTGCCGCCCAAGGACTCCCGCAACGTCCGCAAGGAGGAGGCCGCCGAGAAGAAGGACGTCAAGCGGGCCCGTCGGCTGCGCCTTTCGCGCGGCCGCAAACACTGAAGGCATACTCGCGGGCGTGACCCGTCGAATCCACGTCATCGGCATCGGTGCGGGCGATCCGGACCATGTGACGGCGCAGGCGGTGACGGCGCTCAACGACACACAGGTCTTCTTCGCGATGGACAAGGGCTCTGCGAAAGACGATCTGGTGGCGTTGCGTCGACACGTCTGCCGTCGGTTCATCCGCGAACCCGGGTACCGGTTCGTCGAACTGCCCGACCCGCCGAGGGACCGCGGGGGAAACTACCGGCAGTCGGTCGCCGACTGGCATGCCGCGCGGGCGCGGGTTTGGGCCGACGCGATAGAGACCGAGCTTTCCGACGGCGCCACTGGAGCATTTCTCGCGTGGGGTGACCCGTCGTTGTACGACAGCACTTTAAGGATCCTCGACGCCGTCGCGAAGCACGTCGACATCGACTACGACGTGATCCCGGGCATCACCGCGATCCAGGCGCTCACCGCGCGACATCGCATTCCGCTCAACGACGTCGGCGAACCGGTGCTGATCACCTCCGGCAGGCAACTGCGCGACCACGGGCTGACCGGAAGCGCGGTGGTGATGCTCGACGCCGGCTGCTCGTTCCTCACCTGCCCGCCCGCCACCCGCATCTGGTGGGGCGCCTATCTCGGCACACCCGATGAGCTGCTGATGTCGGGCACGGTCGGCGATATCGGCTCGCGGATCGCCCGTCTGCGCGCCGACGCCAGGGCCAGGCACGGCTGGATCATGGACACCTACCTGCTGCGTCCGGCCGCCGGACATGCTTAAGGGGTGGATTGCTCGCAAATGCTGCATGCGATCAACCAGTTAGCGGATCGGCGCGCGTCGAAACGTCACGGCCGCCGCGTGGCAGACTGACCGCGTGGGCTTCCTCTTGCGCGCTGCTTTGACCGGTCTCGCGCTCTGGGTGGTGACGCTCGTCGTTCCCGGGATCAAATTCGTGGGCGCCGACTCGACGCTGCAGAAAGTCGGCATCGTCTTCGTCGTCGCGGTGATCTTCGGTCTGGTCAACGCGCTCATCAAGCCGATCGTGCAGATCATCTCGATCCCGCTCTACATTCTCACCCTCGGCCTGATCCATATCGTCATCAACGCGTTGATGTTGTGGATCACGTCGTGGATCACCGAGCACACCACCCACTGGGGTCTGTTCATCGACGACTTCTGGTGGACGGCGATCTGGGCCGCGATCGTGCTGTCGATCGTGAGCTGGCTGCTTTCGGTGGTGACCGGCGGTGCCGTGCGACGGGATTGACCGAAAACGATGGGTCTTGAGGCGGACGTAGCCGTCATCGGTGCCGGGCTCGCGGGATTGACGGCGGCACGGACGCTGCGGAGCGCGGGGGTCGACGCGGTCGTGCTCGAGGCCCGCGACCGTGTTGGCGGTCGTACCCTCAACCAGCAGGTCGGCGGAAGCTCCGGGGAAGCCGTCGTCGAGATGGGCGGCCAATGGATCGGCGCCGGCCACGATCGAATACGCGCACTGATCGAAGACCTCGGCTTGGCCACATTCGACACCTATGACCAGGGGGCGAAGTTGTGGGAGCAGAACGGCCGGGTTCGGCGCTACTCAGGTCAGGTGCCAAAAGCATCCGCGCTCCAGCTGGTCGACTTGCACCTTGCCCTGTCGCGGCTGGAACGGATGGCGCGACAGGTCGATCCGGCGACGCCATGGTCGGCAGCCCGGGCCCTCGAGTGGGACTCGCAGACTGTTGCCTCCTGGGCAACACGGCATGCACGAACGTCTGTTGGTCGCGCGTTCATCGGGTTGTTGTGCGAGGCGGTATGGGCTGCCGATCCGGCCGATTTGTCACTGCTGCATTTGCTTGCCTATGCCAACTCGAGCGGCGGGTTGACCCGGCTCATCTCGACAAGTGGTGGGGCACAACAGAGCCGGATCGTCGGCGGGTCACAGCGCATAACTCTTGCCATGGCAGCCGACCTCGGTGAATCCATCAGGCTCAACGCCGCCGTCCGTGGAATCGACTGGCGCGACGGCGTCGAGCTTGCGACCGACATCGGAACCGTCCGGGCACGGCAGGTGATCGTCGCGATGAGCCCGACGTTGGCCGGTCGCCTCAACTACCACCCCGCCCTGCCTGCAGATCGTGATCAGCTCACGCAGCGCATGCCGAACGGTTCTGTCATCAAGTGCATGGCGGTCTACGACGAGCCGTTCTGGCGCGCCAACGGGTTGTCGGGCCAAGGCGTCAGCGTCACCGGGCCGGTCAAGGTGTTCTTCGACAACTCCCCGCCCTCCGGGAGGCCCGGAATCCTGCTGGGGTTCCTCGAAGGTAATCAGGCGCGCAAGTTCGGCCGGCTCGATCGGCAGGCACGCCGCGAGGCCGTCCTCGCTGATTTCACCAAAATGTTCGGCCCTCGAGCCTCGCGACCGGACGAGTACATCGACAAGGCATGGGCCGATGACGAGTGGACGCGGGGCTGCTACGGGGCGTTCCTGCCGCCCAACACGTGGACGTCGGTCGGTTCAGCGCTGCGTACACCGATCGGGCCGATTCACTGGGCGGGGGCCGAAACGGCGACGCGGTCAATGGGATACATGGACGGCGCGATTTCTTCAGGTGAACACGCAGCATCCGAAGTGCTCGCGGTTCTCTCCGGTCAGAACGCGTCGAGGTGAGTGGTCAGGCATTCGCACGGCTGACAGAGCAGGCAGACTGGACGTATGCCCGAACTCCCAGAGGTCGAAGCGCTCGCCGACCACCTGCGCCGCCACGCCGTCGGACTGCCTATCGGCCGCGTCGACGTGGCGGCGTTCTCGGTGCTCAAGACGTTCGACCCGCCGATCACCGCGCTGTACGGCCGGCCGGTCACCGATGCCAACCGCTGGGGCAAGTACCTCGGCCTGCAGGCCGGCGACCTGCACCTGATCACCCACCTGTCGCGTGCGGGCTGGTTGCGGTGGTCGGACAAACTCGCCGCTGCCCCGCTGAAACCGGGTAAGGGACCGATCGCATTGCGGGTACACCTCGGAACCCCGGGTGAGGCGGCCGGATTCGACCTCACCGAGGCAGGCACCCAGAAGCGGCTGGCGGTGTGGCTGGTCGACGATCCGGCCAAGGTGCCCGGAATCGCCGCGCTCGGCCCGGACGCGCTGTCGTTGGGCCCTACCGAGTTGGCCGAGGTGCTGGCGGCCAACAGCGGACGGATCAAGACGGTCATCACCGACCAGAAGGTCGTCGCCGGCATCGGCAACGCCTACAGCGACGAGATACTGCACGTCGCGAAGATCAGCCCGTTCGCGACCGCGGGCAAGCTCACCGAGGCGCAATTGTCCGCCCTGCACGACGCGATGATCAGTGTGTTGTCCGACGCGGTGACGCGCTCGGTCGGCCAGCAGGCCGCAACGCTGAAGGGGGAGAAGCGGTCTGGGTTGCGGGTGCACGGCAGGGCTGGTCTGCCTTGCCCGGTCTGCGGGGACACCGTGCGCGAGGTGTCGTTCGCGGACAAGTCTTTCCAGTACTGCCCGATCTGTCAGACAGGCGGCAAAGTGCTCGCCGATCGGCGGTTGTCGCGACTGCTCAAGTGATCCGGCAGTACGAGCGGGTCGCTGCCGACAGCGCGTGCCGGTAGAGCGGGTCGAGTTGGCGGGCGTCGGCGACGGCGGCCGTCGCGCCGTTCAGTTCAGCGGTGCAGTGGGGGCCGTGTAGCCAATCCCATTGCCGAGCAAACTCTTCCACCATGGTCCTGTCGAAACCGTCGATCTGCGAGCGGGACTCGGCCAGATCGGGCGCAGTGGTCGGCGCGCCGGCCGGATCGAACTTCCACTGGCCGAACCGGGTGTACTGGACACCCTCGGTGGCGTCGATCTGGTCGGCAAAGACCGTCCGCACGTAGGCCCGGTCGATGCCGTGCGCGGTCGCGTCGTCGGCGACGGCGTCGAGAACGGCATCGGCGCGCTGCCGGTCGGTGATCGGCCCGCCGTTGATCCACTTGGCCGCCGCGACCGGGTCGGCAGTGGCCAGTCGTTGGGCTGCGGCGTCGACCAGCCGGTACAGCGGCATGGCGGGCTGGGCGCCGACGACCGCCTGGGGCACCGCGATACACAGCGCCACCAGCACGAACGTCGCTCTCTGCAGCAGAACCATGCGCCCATCTTGACGTCGATCGCACTGGCTTAGTCTGTCGGGGTGACTCGGCAGAAGATCTTGATCACCGGCGCGAGCTCCGGCCTGGGGGCCGGCATGGCGCGCGCGTTCGCCGCCCAGGGCCGTGACCTCGCACTGTGCGCCCGCCGCATCGACCGCCTCGACGGGTTGAAGGCCGAACTGCTCGAGCGGTACCCCGCGGTCAAGGTCGCCGTCGCCGCGCTCGACGTCAACGACCACGAGCAGGTGCCGAAGGTGTTCGCCGAGCTCTCCGACTCGTTGGGCGGCATCGACCGCATCATCGTCAACGCCGGCGTCGGCAAGGGCGCACCGCTCGGCTCCGGCAAGCTGTGGGCGAACAAGGCGACCATCGAAACCAATCTCGTTGCGGCGCTTGTGCAGATCGAGACCGCGATCGAGATGTTCAAGGAAGCGGGCAGCGGCCACCTGGTGCTCGTTTCGTCGGTGCTCGGAAACAAGGGTGTCCCGGGGGTCAAGGCCGCCTACGCCGCGAGCAAGGCCGGGGTGTCCTCGCTCGGTGAGTCGCTGCGCGCCGAGTACGCGCGCGGGCCCATCAAGGTGACCGTCCTCGAACCCGGCTACATCGAGTCCGAGATGACGGCCAAGTCCGCGTCCACGCTGTTGATGGTGAACAACGAAACCGGTGTGCGGGCGATGGTCGCGGCCATCGAACGCGAGAGTGGGCGAGCGGCGGTGCCGTGGTGGCCGTGGGCGCCGTTGGTCCAGCTGATGAAGTTGGTACCGCCGCCGCTCACGAGGCTGTTCGCTTAGGACCTCGGTGTAGGGGCTTGTGATTCGGGGTAACCCGCAGCGCTAGCTGCTGATGGAGGATTCGATGAGGGTGCTGTTGACCGGGGGGACCGGTTTTGTCGGGGCATGGACCGCCAAGGCCGTGGCCGAGGCGGGCCACCAGGTGAGGTTCCTGGTGCGTGACCCGGCGCGGCTGGCGACCAGTGCCGCGCAGATCGGCGTCGACACCGGCGACTACGCCGTCGGCGACATCGC contains:
- a CDS encoding LLM class flavin-dependent oxidoreductase; translation: MRFTYAEAMTDPAFYLPLAQAAEAAGYHAMTIADSVAYPFESDSTYPYTPDGSREFLDDKAFIEAFVLAGALSAVTTTLRFNFFVLKLPIRPPALVAKQAGSLAALFGNRLGLGVGTSPWPEDYELMDVPFAGRGKRMDECIEIIRGLTTGEYFEFHGEFYDIPKTKMTPAPTKPIPILIGGHADAALKRAARNDGWMHGGGDPEELDRLIKRLKQFREEEGRSGSFEIHVISADAYTLDGIKRLEDKGVTDVIVGFRLPYITGSDPEPLDAKIRHLEKFAERVIAKR
- a CDS encoding DUF4235 domain-containing protein, which gives rise to MTAAKAMYKPLSIVSSVVGGLIAGKIFTEIWQRVNPDDEEPDPQDLSRSMREVMIAAAVQGLLVGVVRAGLARGQAKGFQALTNENPE
- a CDS encoding MFS transporter; this encodes MSSWLTRNVRVLSAVSFLQDTASELLYPLLPIYLTSVLGAPAAVVGAVEGAAEGAASVTKLAAGPLADRYSRRPLIATGYGMAALGKVMVAAAGAWPGVLAGRVVDRLGKGIRGAPRDALLVADVEVPARGRVFGFHRAMDTLGAVLGPLLGLLGYQLLDQQIAPLLWVAVVPAVLSVALVFAAREIRAPVVHRRRVWAAVGELPRGYWRVTAVLIAFALVNFPDALLLLRLNEIGFSVVEVILAYVTYNAVYAAASYPAGALADRIGKPVVFGIGLVFFAVGYAGLGLTTDSPAAWLLIGVYGLFTACTDGVGKAWVSSLVGSQLQGSAQGVFQGLSGFAVLAAGLWAGFLWGADGRLPLLISGIGGGVVAVVVLIAVVNRRR
- a CDS encoding DUF4873 domain-containing protein, translated to MSAVYEGAAALRVHDVEHGVRVRLTGHLDPIDGRYHWRGMVFDLAPDLRIPQTVQISVGDRTAEGRLTEVTPWGTHTIAGVGAPPYPVAGVSAVG
- a CDS encoding AurF N-oxygenase family protein, with amino-acid sequence MSTPVSASRPTRENIAERLLKGSAKKSYAPAVDIDWDAPLDPDKFFLPPQMVTLYGTPIWDAMSREQQIELSRQELVNILSAGIWFENILNQALLRDLMNRDVRAASTHYSLTELGDETRHMVMFGKVIERLGAEPVQPRRWQRFTINTLPLLFRGPILWGAALVGEEIFDALQRQILEDPDLQPIVQRLMRIHVTEEARHIQYARDGLRRTRPHMRFFQRFVMSNLHGVGGPFYRYLLAIPVPYRRMGLDGRAARRMALENKHHQDAKVAGFAPLASFFEEVDLMGPIARRMWRRSGFLPQ
- a CDS encoding YihY/virulence factor BrkB family protein, whose product is MRIDEADNTTRAPDPDDPRKPESPTDLTRPSLRYAMRKAVREFQQDECTDLAAALTYYAVLSVFPALVVMVSLLGVFGQGRRTVDALLEIAADVAPASALDTLRPTVEQLVNSPTAGFALVMGIVGALWSASGYVGAFGRAMNRIYEIDEGRPVWKLRPVQLLLTLVGLVMAAAVLFMLAISGPVAQAIGDAIGLGDAAVTVWNVARWPLILLFVVLAVAILYYVTPNVEQPKFRWISGGAALAILVWLLASLVFGLYVANFGSYNKTYGALAGVIVFLLWLWITNLALLFGAEVDAELERSRQLQAGLPAEHELQLPPKDSRNVRKEEAAEKKDVKRARRLRLSRGRKH
- the cobF gene encoding precorrin-6A synthase (deacetylating), which produces MTRRIHVIGIGAGDPDHVTAQAVTALNDTQVFFAMDKGSAKDDLVALRRHVCRRFIREPGYRFVELPDPPRDRGGNYRQSVADWHAARARVWADAIETELSDGATGAFLAWGDPSLYDSTLRILDAVAKHVDIDYDVIPGITAIQALTARHRIPLNDVGEPVLITSGRQLRDHGLTGSAVVMLDAGCSFLTCPPATRIWWGAYLGTPDELLMSGTVGDIGSRIARLRADARARHGWIMDTYLLRPAAGHA
- a CDS encoding phage holin family protein: MGFLLRAALTGLALWVVTLVVPGIKFVGADSTLQKVGIVFVVAVIFGLVNALIKPIVQIISIPLYILTLGLIHIVINALMLWITSWITEHTTHWGLFIDDFWWTAIWAAIVLSIVSWLLSVVTGGAVRRD
- a CDS encoding flavin monoamine oxidase family protein is translated as MGLEADVAVIGAGLAGLTAARTLRSAGVDAVVLEARDRVGGRTLNQQVGGSSGEAVVEMGGQWIGAGHDRIRALIEDLGLATFDTYDQGAKLWEQNGRVRRYSGQVPKASALQLVDLHLALSRLERMARQVDPATPWSAARALEWDSQTVASWATRHARTSVGRAFIGLLCEAVWAADPADLSLLHLLAYANSSGGLTRLISTSGGAQQSRIVGGSQRITLAMAADLGESIRLNAAVRGIDWRDGVELATDIGTVRARQVIVAMSPTLAGRLNYHPALPADRDQLTQRMPNGSVIKCMAVYDEPFWRANGLSGQGVSVTGPVKVFFDNSPPSGRPGILLGFLEGNQARKFGRLDRQARREAVLADFTKMFGPRASRPDEYIDKAWADDEWTRGCYGAFLPPNTWTSVGSALRTPIGPIHWAGAETATRSMGYMDGAISSGEHAASEVLAVLSGQNASR
- a CDS encoding Fpg/Nei family DNA glycosylase, with the translated sequence MPELPEVEALADHLRRHAVGLPIGRVDVAAFSVLKTFDPPITALYGRPVTDANRWGKYLGLQAGDLHLITHLSRAGWLRWSDKLAAAPLKPGKGPIALRVHLGTPGEAAGFDLTEAGTQKRLAVWLVDDPAKVPGIAALGPDALSLGPTELAEVLAANSGRIKTVITDQKVVAGIGNAYSDEILHVAKISPFATAGKLTEAQLSALHDAMISVLSDAVTRSVGQQAATLKGEKRSGLRVHGRAGLPCPVCGDTVREVSFADKSFQYCPICQTGGKVLADRRLSRLLK
- a CDS encoding chorismate mutase — translated: MVLLQRATFVLVALCIAVPQAVVGAQPAMPLYRLVDAAAQRLATADPVAAAKWINGGPITDRQRADAVLDAVADDATAHGIDRAYVRTVFADQIDATEGVQYTRFGQWKFDPAGAPTTAPDLAESRSQIDGFDRTMVEEFARQWDWLHGPHCTAELNGATAAVADARQLDPLYRHALSAATRSYCRIT
- a CDS encoding SDR family oxidoreductase, yielding MTRQKILITGASSGLGAGMARAFAAQGRDLALCARRIDRLDGLKAELLERYPAVKVAVAALDVNDHEQVPKVFAELSDSLGGIDRIIVNAGVGKGAPLGSGKLWANKATIETNLVAALVQIETAIEMFKEAGSGHLVLVSSVLGNKGVPGVKAAYAASKAGVSSLGESLRAEYARGPIKVTVLEPGYIESEMTAKSASTLLMVNNETGVRAMVAAIERESGRAAVPWWPWAPLVQLMKLVPPPLTRLFA